One window of the Salvia miltiorrhiza cultivar Shanhuang (shh) chromosome 6, IMPLAD_Smil_shh, whole genome shotgun sequence genome contains the following:
- the LOC130990920 gene encoding amino acid transporter AVT1J-like translates to MAILGYKMFGSELQSQITLNLPMNKLSSKVAIFTALLNPIAKYALMLKHIVDAVERGGVWRRSLARVALIGGSVFVALTVPFFGYLMSIVGAFLSVTASILLPCFLILVADNMNNLLPNLQVLVLCFVITTAVCASIAILGYLMFGSELQSQITLNLPTDKLASKVATYTILVNPLAKYALFLKPLIDAIEIRLLSKHGNRIYSLCTRSVLLCSTVLVAITIPHYDIFMSLIGAFTTVIGLILLPCFCYLRISGAYRDLGFELVIIISTLLMGILILVVGTTNTRESIHVDSEHISSDLFVQMQLGLTAI, encoded by the exons ATGGCGATTTTAGGTTACAAAATGTTCGGATCGGAGCTGCAATCTCAGATCACGTTGAACCTTCCGATGAATAAATTGAGCTCAAAAGTGGCTATCTTCACCGCTCTGCTCAATCCCATTGCCAAATACGCACTGATGCTGAAGCACATCGTTGATGCAGTTGAGAGAGGCGGTGTCTGGCGGCGGTCGTTGGCACGAGTCGCGTTGATCGGCGGCAGCGTGTTCGTGGCCCTAACGGTGCCGTTTTTCGGATACCTAATGTCGATAGTGGGAGCGTTTTTGAGCGTCACTGCTTCGATACTGCTCCCAT GTTTCCTCATACTAGTTGCTGATAACATGAATAATTTGCTACCAAATCTCCAA GTTTTGGTCCTATGTTTTGTGATAACTACAGCTGTTTGTGCATCAATAGCGATTTTGGGATACCTAATGTTCGGTTCGGAGCTGCAATCTCAGATAACTCTGAACCTTCCTACGGATAAGCTGGCCTCTAAAGTAGCTACATATACTATTCTAGTGAATCCTCTAGCTAAATATGCGCTGTTTCTGAAGCCTCTTATTGATGCAATAGAGATTCGTCTGCTATCTAAGCACGGCAACAGAATCTACAGTTTATGCACAAGAAGTGTGCTGCTCTGCAGCACTGTCCTTGTAGCCATAACAATACCTCACTATGACATTTTCATGTCGCTTATTGGAGCTTTTACGACGGTGATAGGGTTGATATTGTTGCCGTGCTTCTGCTACCTGAGGATTTCTGGAGCTTATCGGGATCTGGGATTTGAGTTGGTGATCATCATATCCACTTTGTTGATGGGGATTCTTATCCTAGTTGTTGGTACTACAAATACTCGAGAATCTATACATGTAGATAGTGAGCACATATCTTCGGATTTATTCGTCCAGATGCAATTGGGATTAACAGCTATATAG
- the LOC130989543 gene encoding pentatricopeptide repeat-containing protein At2g36730-like, which produces MVRFSASTVSEIQPPKPFNCNSNFTPLERCFSLLKSCSSLKQILQIHVQLIISGLYGNSCFADEIILLCTSGSIRAKHQIDCINHAHRVANFYQKLESSSWNSVIRAYATSNSGSQREAMRAFLDMRRLGVGPDEHTFPYVFKSCASFSGLSEGRQVHGDALKHGCLLNVYVQNSMIHCYGFCKKLMDAYRVFDEMTHITLVSWNSMMNVNAECGWFYDSVELFFKMRNSGFVPDETTMVIALSACAEIGNLSLGKWLHSQVIENGMVVNCQLGTALVDMYGKCGDVVYASLVFNRMVNRNIWTWSSMIIGFAQHGFARQALEIFREMRNHSIKPNHVTFLGVLCACSHAGLMEDGQRYFTEMEQVHGIKPMMVHYGAMVDMLGRAGHLKDAYDFVMSMPVEADGVLWRALLSSCHIHDVNDFSGVSEKVREKLIELEPKRSGNLVMIANNYAEVGLWEKAEDLRSKMRDKGLKKIAGESCIEISGTTFRFLSGDNSCFACEDIFLLLKILNLHMKIICLD; this is translated from the coding sequence ATGGTCCGATTTTCGGCTTCAACGGTCTCCGAAATTCAGCCGCCCAAGCCCTTCAACTGTAATTCAAATTTCACGCCGCTGGAACGATGCTTCTCTCTCTTGAAATCCTGTTCTTCGCTCAAACAAATTCTGCAGATTCACGTCCAGTTGATCATATCCGGCCTCTATGGCAATTCCTGCTTCGCTGACGAGATCATCCTGTTGTGCACTTCCGGTTCAATTAGGGCGAAACATCAAATTGATTGCATAAATCATGCTCACCGTGTTGCTAATTTCTATCAAAAGTTGGAATCCTCTTCATGGAACAGTGTGATTAGGGCCTACGCCACCTCCAATTCCGGCTCGCAGCGAGAGGCGATGAGGGCTTTTCTCGATATGCGGCGTTTGGGAGTTGGACCCGACGAGCATACTTTCCCTTATGTGTTTAAGTCGTGCGCTTCGTTTTCCGGCTTGAGTGAGGGGCGGCAGGTTCATGGGGATGCGCTGAAGCATGGTTGCCTTCTCAATGTGTATGTGCAGAACTCCATGATTCATTGTTACGGGTTTTGTAAGAAGCTGATGGATGCGTACAGGGTGTTCGATGAAATGACTCACATAACTCTCGTCTCCTGGAACTCGATGATGAATGTCAATGCGGAGTGTGGTTGGTTTTATGATTCGGTGGAGCTTTTCTTTAAGATGAGAAACAGTGGATTTGTGCCGGACGAGACAACAATGGTGATTGCGCTTTCTGCCTGTGCAGAGATTGGGAATTTGAGCTTGGGAAAGTGGTTGCATTCTCAGGTGATTGAGAATGGTATGGTTGTGAATTGTCAGCTGGGAACTGCTCTTGTCGACATGTATGGGAAATGTGGGGATGTTGTTTATGCTAGTTTAGTTTTTAATAGGATGGTTAATCGAAATATCTGGACATGGAGCTCTATGATCATTGGGTTTGCGCAGCATGGGTTTGCTAGACAGGCCCTCGAGATATTTAGGGAGATGAGGAATCATTCGATAAAGCCTAATCATGTGACTTTTCTTGGAGTTCTTTGTGCGTGTAGCCATGCCGGGTTGATGGAGGATGGGCAGCGTTATTTTACAGAGATGGAGCAAGTTCACGGGATCAAGCCCATGATGGTGCACTATGGTGCCATGGTTGACATGTTGGGTCGTGCTGGTCATCTTAAAGATGCTTACGACTTTGTAATGAGCATGCCCGTTGAGGCCGATGGTGTTCTGTGGAGGGCATTGCTCAGCTCTTGTCACATTCATGACGTAAATGACTTCAGCGGGGTGAGTGAGAAGGTGAGGGAGAAGCTGATTGAACTGGAACCAAAGAGGAGCGGAAACCTTGTGATGATCGCAAACAACTATGCTGAAGTGGGATTGTGGGAGAAAGCAGAGGATCTCAGGAGCAAAATGAGAGACAAAGGGTTGAAGAAGATAGCTGGAGAAAGCTGTATAGAGATATCAGGTACCACTTTTAGATTCTTGTCGGGAGATAATTCTTGCTTTGCGTGTGAGGATATATTCTTGCTGCTGAAAATACTTAACTTGCACATGAAGATTATCTGTTTGGACTGA